taaataaataaaaacagacaagaatgTCTTCACTTTGAAGCTCAAGGACATGGTCCACACAACAAGTGTTGTACAAGAACTCATCCCAAATAAAACGTAAATCTCAAAACAGAACTTCCTAAACCAACtttgcttaaataaataaaagcagacaagAATGTCCCCGTTTTGGTGGTCAAGAACACGGTCCTCATGAGGACACACAACTGCAACTTTAAATCCTAACCCTCAAATCaaacattactttaaaagaaaaatgtctccaaTTTTAAGGTCTACAACTTGGTCCTTCCAAACATACACGGTGAAAATTGCCGGTTTCACcaaaaatttattcttaaactTTTCTATAGGACAAATGTCCTCACTGTCAAGGTCAAACGCTCAAAGACAGACGTCCAAAAATACTTACTCATGTAGTCTTATGGGCGTGTCTCATGTTTTGGCTGTGCTGTGGCTTTCCAGTTATAGCTCAGAGAATTACACACTCTATGAAAAGTCCGTCATTAAAGACAGAAGCAGGCATTAAAACTTGAACTCCCACAGCAGCCAGATCTTGTTTCAGTGTTCGAGAGGAAAACAGAACTGTAGCAGGTTTAATTTCTGATGTGTTTCGGTTTCTGTAATGTTAAAGGCACAGAATGCTCGTAAAATGTCCACAAGCTCctttcaacttttatttaatggAGTCACACCtattattttctcacatttctcGGACCGGAATCAGCCAGAAACCCTCCGCCTCGTAGTTTAACAAACCACTCTTCACAACGATGTGATTTTCTGCCTCTGATGACAGAGAAAACGTTCAAGTATTTTGAATCAGTGCCTCATAACTGCCCTTTTAGGTCTCTAATTAAAGCCTTAATGACTTCCTGTGACATACCAAGGCTCGTTAATGGTCACATGACCGTGCAGCGTCCATTTTTAGGAGGGAATCTGGGTAGACGCGATCGAGTTTGCGTTGAGTTTGACATGCCATTGTGTTTCCTGTGAAGTTATGGCCTTCAGGCATGTATTTTGGTGGCGGAGGAGCTCTGAGCGTCTCGgttaggttttattgttttatttggttgaACAATGATGCTTTGTTGTGCGACTTTAACCTGGATTGTTTCTGGTTTCCAGTTCAGGCACCAAACTGTGACACAATGAAAGTGGCTGTTGTGTTTGTCCTGCTGTTCGCCACAGTCCTCTGCAGGCCGGTAAgtcacttgtttttatttttaatcaagatAAAATTTAGCAAACGAGCAATCAGCATTTGTCTGAGTGTACATTTGCTTGTTTTACTGTCCAAAATATCTCcggaaccactggactgattttaatgaagtaatctctggatgtacatcgacaactgattcacttttggagtcaaactgattcaagatggccaccaaagctagcttagcaaacacaaatatgactaTAGCtgtgccagttttacagatattgagctaaaagttggtgtggtagcagctgagactcattcctAAGCtctttttgttagattttatagatattgtgattaattttggatttttcttttttttaggcgAGGAAAGTTTCTGTCAGCAGTTCTGACAGCTCAGAGGAAGTGGTAAGTCTTCAGAGAGCATTATGGGATGGAGGTGGGGTTTGTTGGCGAAAGGCGAGACGAGGTAACGTCCACGGTGTTTGTTTTATCCACAGGTGAGACGACCAGCGGCTCCAGCCCTCAGAAAACAGGCGCTAGTGGCTCCAAAGTCTCGACCATCGCCTGTGAAGGTagaacttttaatttttatttttccaacccGTCCTTATACAACGTAATTATGATCTAACGTTCAGCATTTCTGATTGCACAGAAAGTTGTAGCAGCACCTGCAGCCCAATCAGACGAGAGCACAGAGACTTCAGAGGAAGACCAGGTGAGAATCTCAGATCctcataaatataaacatttatttattcagcctTTTACAAGGTGATGAAAGTGTTTCACAGTTCAAAGGTTAAAACAGACATTaggcacaacaaaaacaacctgaaataaatgtttctgatttgtgCAGGGGGTGGCACCAGTTAAAGATGCGGTAAAGTTTAAAGCTATTAGTGCAGATCCAAATCCACCTACAGAGAGTCCTTCTGTCATCAGCAAAGAcaacgatgatgatgatgatgatgacgctGATGATGACGAAGGAACAGAGGTAACGAAATAAACGGATCACAAAAATCCTCTTTACAGCTCAAGTTGGTTCCTAAGTACTGATAAATTTAGCATTTCAATCAATATTTTCTCTTTGCTCACACTATGACGGCAGTCAGCAGTCAGCacgatctcagtttggagaatcaaagAGGACATTTCACAGaggagtcaagctaacagctaatcagaGCAGGAAACGTTTAACAGGGAATTTCCACAATCCAAAACAGAGATTCACATATGTTTTAGGTTTTGACCCAGAAAATATCAGTGATAGATTTGTGTCAACCACTATTGCTAATTTATGTTTACAAACATTAAATAAGGGTGTCATGGCAACAAAATTTAACCATTTTCATCAGTTTATGACATTCATGCCAAAATCCTACTATTAGCAACATTTTTAGGCTTAGTTTAAATTCTAAAATCATCTCAggacccaacagaaccacagcggggtatttttaaatcttttgtttgtttgttttgcattaaatagattttttgccacttttttctCAACTTTTTGTTGCTAACTGAAAGCACCATGGCCGCTGAAGGTCGGACATCTTCTCTAAACATAAACTTCATAACCACTTATTTGTACAACAGGATATAAATTAGCTTCTATCCTGACTCCTCCGTGAAAACTGCTCTCTaaatctccaaactgagatcactctgaCTGCAGGTTAGACTGCAGTCGGCCATATTGAAAGGAGGTTTCTGTGtgttataaataattaacacCTTTCCTGCTGTAGATAGATCTTTGGATGatctcggtttggagaaatagtgtttaattctgaccaggcTGACGAGCTAACGGTTAGCTTCAATgtagctaagaccaaagtggatcaccGTCATCCAAGAACTTTTCAGTAGTTTGTGCAAACGTTATTTTATTAACCTTCACACCgtcatcagttttgcatcatAAGATGTTTATCTACAGGTGTAAAAAGTAGTTTGGGGCATCTGGGGGTCACAACTTTTCAATACTTCTGCCAAAATAATCatgaaatgcaaaataaatggaGGTGTAAgggtttaaataataatgtttacaTGAAATGGGGGTCCATTGGGACTGGTCAATATTAGCATCACTACAACAAAGCAGCTTTTAACCCATAATTCTGTCAGAATAAACTATGTTTtacaaactgaggctgtttaagAAGCTCCTTACAGCAGATATGATATAAGTGATTATTTTTACTCAGAAACCCACAAACATTTCCTTTAAGCTCAGTATCAAGCACggctgctgtttctgcaggaaacGGACGAAGACGAAGATGAATCCAACGACAGCTCAGACTCAGAGTCGGGTGAGTCGTCCACCCCCGCCCCCGGCACCCTCAGCCCCGCCATCGTCACCGCAGAGCCCGTACCCGAAACCACCGTGGACACCATCCTCCCTTCCATCGTCACCGACACCGACTCCGGCCGCGGCGACAGCTTGGGAGGATACCCCGGCGACTACAAATCCATCATGTACGTGGAAGAGAAATCCTACCACAAGGTTCCTGTTCCCTACAAGTCCTACGAGATCGTCGGCGCAGAAAAGAAGTTGGGCTACGACATGACCGACGTCAACGAGGTGGAGAAGTTACCGAAGGTGTACAAGGTACAGGTCAGTCTTTGAAAGTTAAGCTGTAGAGTATAAAAACTTGgtaaaactagctaaaatatTATTACTTTTACTGCACATACATTAGTGCATGGACACAAAGTCTCGACTGGATTTTAGCTTATATTTTGAGTTAAACACTCGTGTGGTGCTCCAAGCTCCACCTCTGTATACGTCTTGTTATATCtgaagaaatgtgtttgttttcctttcaaacaaaccaaaacgaCAGTAGCTGAATATCCACTCATCTAATCACTTGTACCCTTAGACATCCTGTGAATCGTTCCTCGCTTCGCCTACACTTCTCcagatgcttttttaaaacagaaaactttctttttgtttataaaaccagtttttgttCAGACAGTTGTAACAACATTGATGAAGTACCCCAGctgcaccactaggtggcaggAACAGACTGAACATCTTTAGCTTGGCTCGATATTTGACTGGTTGAACCAATGGGACCGGAAgtagaaaggtcagaggtcaattAGAGACAGGTTCAGCTTGGCTGCCATTGTACTTAAAGACTTTTAGAGGAAAACAGTAAATGGCGGCACTCTTATTAGTTTTGGGTATCACTTCCTATATCAACAATGTTGGGAACCCTGATGCTGATGGTCCATGATGGGTTTTAAATTTggaaacttttttattttcatttcatttgaattCAGTTCATACATCCacttaaagttattttag
Above is a genomic segment from Kryptolebias marmoratus isolate JLee-2015 linkage group LG14, ASM164957v2, whole genome shotgun sequence containing:
- the spp1 gene encoding osteopontin isoform X2; translated protein: MKVAVVFVLLFATVLCRPARKVSVSSSDSSEEVVRRPAAPALRKQALVAPKSRPSPVKKVVAAPAAQSDESTETSEEDQGVAPVKDAVKFKAISADPNPPTESPSVISKDNDDDDDDDADDDEGTEETDEDEDESNDSSDSESGESSTPAPGTLSPAIVTAEPVPETTVDTILPSIVTDTDSGRGDSLGGYPGDYKSIMYVEEKSYHKVPVPYKSYEIVGAEKKLGYDMTDVNEVEKLPKVYKAFQIQSDILEEDTSTPEVESQGLDVSSGTSQDQDINPRQASLPEEESTAGESESSSTPEEEEEESASTTAESDDEESQSSEEATATPGASDSDEDDSVESDSDEEAVGPDVTTDMPAVVTAK
- the spp1 gene encoding osteopontin isoform X1 — its product is MKVAVVFVLLFATVLCRPARKVSVSSSDSSEEVVRRPAAPALRKQALVAPKSRPSPVKKVVAAPAAQSDESTETSEEDQGVAPVKDAVKFKAISADPNPPTESPSVISKDNDDDDDDDADDDEGTEETDEDEDESNDSSDSESGESSTPAPGTLSPAIVTAEPVPETTVDTILPSIVTDTDSGRGDSLGGYPGDYKSIMYVEEKSYHKVPVPYKSYEIVGAEKKLGYDMTDVNEVEKLPKVYKVQAFQIQSDILEEDTSTPEVESQGLDVSSGTSQDQDINPRQASLPEEESTAGESESSSTPEEEEEESASTTAESDDEESQSSEEATATPGASDSDEDDSVESDSDEEAVGPDVTTDMPAVVTAK